The Chryseobacterium nakagawai genome has a segment encoding these proteins:
- a CDS encoding isoaspartyl peptidase/L-asparaginase → MKIIIHGGFFSESDQSHEVKTAKQNSLKEIAQKTFHYLHTHSAFDSVAYAVSLLEDDPLYNAGIGSQIQSDGVIRMSAAIMNGETQKLSGVINIQEVKNPIFVAKDLIGEDDRVLGGQGAKRYAAEHGFENFSTEIPQRRTEYEAKLNNGGKGTVGCVAIDKDGKLAVATSTGGKGFEIPGRISDSATVAGNYANAFCAVSCTGVGEDIVSNATAAKIVTRVTDGMSLETAFSKTFDELKTIDGFAGAIAIDKDGNIYHQDSYPTMVFASFDGENFDIFS, encoded by the coding sequence ATGAAAATCATCATTCACGGAGGCTTCTTCTCGGAAAGTGACCAAAGCCATGAAGTAAAAACAGCCAAACAGAACTCTTTAAAAGAAATTGCTCAAAAGACATTTCATTATCTTCATACCCATTCGGCCTTTGATTCAGTGGCTTATGCTGTTTCTTTGCTGGAAGATGATCCATTATACAACGCGGGAATAGGTTCACAGATTCAAAGTGATGGTGTCATTCGTATGAGTGCGGCAATTATGAATGGTGAAACCCAAAAATTAAGTGGAGTCATTAATATTCAGGAGGTAAAAAATCCAATTTTTGTAGCCAAAGACCTGATTGGAGAAGATGATAGGGTTTTAGGTGGTCAAGGGGCGAAACGTTACGCTGCAGAACACGGGTTTGAAAACTTTTCAACGGAAATTCCACAGAGAAGAACAGAATATGAAGCTAAACTGAATAACGGAGGTAAAGGAACTGTAGGCTGTGTAGCCATCGACAAAGATGGGAAATTGGCTGTTGCTACTTCTACAGGTGGAAAAGGTTTTGAGATTCCGGGAAGGATTTCAGACTCGGCCACTGTGGCCGGGAATTATGCCAACGCATTCTGTGCGGTAAGCTGCACAGGTGTGGGAGAAGATATTGTGAGCAATGCTACTGCCGCAAAAATTGTAACCCGTGTGACGGATGGAATGAGCCTTGAAACGGCTTTCAGTAAAACCTTTGATGAACTTAAAACAATTGACGGATTTGCAGGTGCCATTGCCATTGATAAAGATGGAAATATTTATCATCAGGATTCCTATCCTACTATGGTTTTCGCCAGTTTTGACGGTGAAAATTTTGATATCTTTTCTTAA
- a CDS encoding YtxH domain-containing protein: MGNKTKGLLALLGLGALAYWKYKNSSPEDQQVVKDKLNTAKDNLNKWGNDIKSKANDVASQVQNKVDEAKTKAEDSLS, encoded by the coding sequence ATGGGAAACAAAACAAAAGGTTTATTAGCTTTACTAGGACTAGGTGCTTTAGCATATTGGAAATATAAAAATTCAAGTCCTGAAGATCAGCAAGTCGTAAAGGATAAGCTTAATACAGCAAAGGATAATCTTAACAAATGGGGAAATGATATTAAGAGTAAAGCCAATGATGTTGCTTCCCAGGTTCAAAATAAAGTAGACGAGGCAAAAACAAAAGCCGAGGATTCTTTAAGCTAA
- a CDS encoding class I SAM-dependent methyltransferase has product MENYLEINKKSWNAKVEPHLKSDFYFVDEFLKGRTSLNSIELGLLGDIKGKTILHLQCHFGQDSISLSRMGAKVTGIDLSDKAVDTARDLAQKCGTDTAFICSDVYDLPNILDQKFDIVYTSYGTIGWLPDLGKWADVVNHFLKPGGKFIMAEFHPVVWMFDDDFTKVTYNYFNEKPIVETYEGTYADQSAPIVQEYIMWNHSLSEVLDNLIKKDLQLNTFQEFDWSPYPCFRHVEEVEKGKWRIPQFGNKIPLIFALIAQKK; this is encoded by the coding sequence ATGGAAAATTACTTAGAAATAAATAAAAAATCATGGAATGCAAAAGTAGAACCGCATTTGAAGTCGGATTTCTACTTTGTTGATGAATTTTTAAAAGGAAGAACCTCACTGAATTCAATTGAGCTGGGACTTCTGGGAGATATAAAAGGAAAAACTATTCTGCATTTGCAGTGTCATTTTGGGCAGGATTCTATTTCACTGTCAAGAATGGGGGCAAAAGTTACCGGGATTGATCTTTCTGATAAAGCAGTTGATACAGCCAGAGATCTTGCACAAAAGTGTGGAACTGATACAGCATTTATCTGTTCGGATGTATATGATCTACCTAATATTCTGGATCAGAAATTTGATATTGTATATACAAGCTATGGTACAATAGGCTGGCTTCCTGATCTTGGAAAATGGGCAGATGTTGTCAATCACTTTCTAAAACCTGGCGGGAAGTTTATCATGGCAGAATTTCATCCTGTCGTTTGGATGTTTGATGATGATTTTACAAAAGTCACCTATAACTATTTCAATGAAAAACCGATTGTAGAAACGTATGAAGGAACCTACGCAGATCAGTCTGCACCTATTGTACAGGAATATATCATGTGGAATCACTCTTTATCGGAAGTTCTTGACAACCTGATTAAAAAAGATCTGCAACTGAATACTTTTCAGGAGTTTGATTGGTCACCATATCCGTGTTTCAGACATGTAGAAGAAGTTGAAAAAGGAAAATGGCGAATTCCACAGTTTGGAAATAAAATTCCGCTGATATTTGCGTTAATAGCACAGAAAAAATAA
- a CDS encoding ABC transporter permease: protein MIKEVVFRALNWRWYFTSLLTLFIGIFCWVLILILPISSFTWNFFSALPFLVAGVSFILGISRMFKKEEFKNGLWQCLLSFIMFFIIGGLFAFYPPKSPYKPYHNDIKNPKNAKFSMPLKLFSDEKELVEVTQPDILIYDYLQPGTYKYDVFLNTIEKGKIYLRVYDFNTNRILSEKEIKKQSMREVFNPNDELKEFSSDDKDFTVKEGDWGDYYGSRIEVWFQPDNSNTPERKLLEKNYIIQGN, encoded by the coding sequence ATGATAAAAGAAGTCGTATTTAGAGCATTAAACTGGAGATGGTATTTTACCTCTTTACTCACATTATTTATAGGAATTTTCTGCTGGGTACTCATCCTTATTTTACCAATCAGCAGTTTTACATGGAATTTTTTCTCGGCTTTACCATTTCTGGTTGCTGGAGTAAGCTTTATATTAGGAATTTCGAGGATGTTCAAAAAAGAAGAATTTAAAAACGGTCTTTGGCAATGCCTTTTAAGCTTTATTATGTTTTTTATCATTGGTGGGCTATTCGCTTTTTATCCGCCTAAAAGTCCTTATAAGCCTTATCATAATGATATTAAGAATCCTAAGAATGCAAAATTTTCAATGCCTTTGAAATTATTCTCAGATGAGAAAGAACTTGTAGAAGTTACCCAACCAGATATTCTTATCTATGATTATTTACAACCCGGAACTTATAAATATGATGTTTTCCTGAATACAATAGAAAAAGGCAAGATCTATTTAAGAGTGTATGATTTTAATACCAACAGGATTCTTTCTGAAAAAGAAATTAAAAAACAATCGATGAGAGAGGTTTTTAATCCCAATGATGAATTGAAAGAATTTTCAAGTGACGATAAAGATTTTACAGTGAAAGAAGGAGATTGGGGAGACTATTATGGAAGCAGGATTGAAGTTTGGTTTCAGCCGGATAATTCCAATACACCTGAAAGAAAATTATTAGAAAAAAATTATATTATTCAGGGAAATTAA